A genomic window from Phocoena sinus isolate mPhoSin1 chromosome 20, mPhoSin1.pri, whole genome shotgun sequence includes:
- the MED24 gene encoding mediator of RNA polymerase II transcription subunit 24 isoform X1 yields the protein MKVVNLKQAILQAWKERWSDYQWAINMKKFFPKGATWDILNLAEALLEQAMIGPSPNPLILSYLKYAISSQMVSYSSVLTAISKFDDFSRDLCVQALLDIMDMFCDRLSCHGKAEECIGLCRALLSALHWLLRCTAASAERLREGLEAGTPAAGEKQLAMCLQRLEKTLSSTKNRALLHIAKLEEASSWTAIEHCLLKLGEILANLSSPQLRSQAEQCGTLITSIPTMLSVHSEQLHKTGFPTVHAVVLLEGTMNLTGETQPLVEQLMMVKRMQHIPTPLFVLEIWKACFVGLIESPEGTGELKWTAFTFLKIPQVLVKLKKYSHGDKDFTEDVSSAFEFLLKLTPLLDKADQRCNCDCTNFLLQECSKQGLLSEASTNNLMAKRKADREHAPQLKSDENANIQPNPGLILRAEPTVTNILKTMDADHSKSPEGLLGVLGHMLSGKSLDLLLAAAAATGKLKSFARKFINLNEFTTHRSEESSWGSAFSSFTAKAASVRALLFDISFLMLCHVAQTYGSEVILSESNTGGEVFFFETWMQTCMPEEGKILNPDHPCFRPDSTKVESLVALLNNSSEIKLVQMKWHEACLNISAAILEILNAWENGVLAFESIQKITDNIKGKVCSLAVCAVAWLVAHVRMLGLDEREKSLQMIRQLAGPLYSENTLQFYNERVVIMSSILEHMCADVLQQTATQIKFPSTGMDTMPYWNLLPPKRPIKEVLTDIFAKVLEKGWVDSRSIHIFDTLLHMGGVYWLCNNLIKELLKETRKEHTLRAVELLYSIFCLDMQQVTLVLLGHILPGLLTDSSKWHSLMDPPGTALAKLAVWCALSSYSSHKGQASSRQKKRQREDIEDYISLFPLDDMQPSKLMRLLSSNEEDANILSSPTDRSMSSNLSASQLHTVNMRDPLNRVLANLFLLISSILGSRTAGPHTQFAQWFMEGCVDCLEQGGRGSILQFMPFTTVSELVKVSAMSSPKVVLAITDLSLPLGRQVAAKAIAAL from the exons aTGGTGTCCTACTCCTCCGTCCTCACAGCTATCAGTAAG TTCGATGACTTTTCCCGGGACCTGTGTGTCCAGGCTTTGCTGGATATCATGGACATGTTTTGTGACCGACTGAG CTGTCACGGCAAAGCAGAGGAGTGCATCGGGCTGTGCCGGGCCCTTCTCAGTGCCCTCCACTGGCTGCTGCGCTGCACTGCAGCCTCTGCAGAGCGGCTCCGGGAGGGGCTGGAGGCCGGCACCCCAGCGGCTGGTGAGAAGCAGCTTGCCATGTGCCTGCAGCGCCTGGAGAAGACCCTCAGCAGCACCAAGAACCGGGCCCTGCTCCACATCGCCAAACTAGAGGAGGCCT CCTCCTGGACTGCCATCGAGCATTGTCTCTTGAAGCTTGGGGAGATCCTGGCCAATCTCAGCAGCCCCCAGCTCCGGAGCCAGGCTGAGCAGTGTGGCACGCTCATTACGAG CATCCCCACCATGCTGTCCGTGCACTCTGAGCAGCTGCACAAGACTGGCTTCCCCACAGTCCACGCGGTGGTCCTGCTTGAGGGCACCATGAACCTGACCGGCGAGACACAGCCCCTGGTGGAGCAGCTGATGATGGTGAAACGCATGCAG CATATCCCCACCCCGCTCTTTGTCCTGGAGATCTGGAAAGCCTGCTTCGTGGGCCTCATCGAGTCTCCTGAGGGCACGGGGGAGCTCAAGTGGACAGCTTTCACTTTCCTCAAG ATTCCACAGGTTTTGGTGAAGTTGAAGAAATACTCCCATGGGGACAAG GACTTTACCGAGGATGTCAGTTCTGCTTTTGAGTTCCTGCTGAAGCTCACACCCTTGCTGGACAAAGCCGACCAGCGCTGCAA CTGTGACTGTACAAATTTCCTACTCCAAGAATGTAGCAAGCAGGGGCTTCTGTCTGAAGCCAGTACGAACAACCTCATGGCCAAGCG CAAAGCAGACCGGGAGCACGCACCCCAGCTGAAATCAGATGAAAATGCCAACATCCAGCCCAACCCCGGGCTGATCCTCCGCGCGGAGCCCACCGTCACCAACATCCTCAAA ACAATGGATGCAGACCACTCCAAGTCCCCGGAGGGGCTGCTGGGGGTCCTGGGCCACATGCTGTCTGGGAAGAGCCTGGACTTGCTGCTGGCTGCTGCTGCGGCCACTGGGAAGCTTAAGTCCTTTGCCCGGAAATTCATCAA TTTGAATGAATTCACGACACACCGCAGTGAAGAAAGCA GCTGGGGGTCAGCCTTTTCATCCTTCACAGCCAAGGCGGCCTCAGTTCGAGCCTTGCTCTTTGACATCTCCTTTCTCATGCTGTGCCACGTGGCCCAGACCTATGGCTCAGAG GTGATCCTGTCCGAGTCAAACACGGGAGGAGAGGTGTTCTTCTTTGAGACCTGGATGCAGACCTGCATGCCCGAGGAGGGAAAAATCCTGAACCCTGACCACCCCTGCTTCCGGCCCGACTCCACCAAAGTGGAGTCCCTGGTGGCGCTGCTCAACAATTCCTCGGAGATAAAGCTGGT GCAGATGAAGTGGCATGAAGCCTGTCTCAACATTTCGGCGGCCATCTTGGAAATCCTCAATGCCTGGGAGAATGGGGTGCTGGCCTTTGAGTCCATCCAG aaaaTCACCGATAACATCAAGGGGAAGGTGTGCAGCCTGGCAGTGTGTGCTGTGGCCTGGCTTGTGGCCCACGTGCGGATGCTGGGGCTGGACGAGCGTGAGAAGTCGCTGCAGATGATCCGCCAGCTGGCAGGGCCGCTGTACAGCGAGAACACCCTGCAGTTCTACAACGAGAG ggtGGTGATCATGAGCTCCATCCTGGAGCACATGTGTGCGGACGTGCTGCAGCAGACGGCCACACAGATCAAGTTCCCGTCCACGGGCATGGACACCATGCCCTACTGGAACCTGCTGCCCCCCAAGCGACCCATCAAGGAGGTGCTGACGGACATATTTGCTAAGGTGCTGGAGAAGGGATGGGTGGACAGTCGCTCCATCCACATCTTTGACACCCTGCTGCACATGGGAGGCGTCTACTGGCTCTGCAACAACCTGATTAAG GAGCTGTTGAAGGAGACGCGGAAGGAGCACACGCTGCGGGCGGTGGAGCTGCTGTACTCCATCTTCTGTCTGGACATGCAGCAAGTGACCCTGGTCCTGCTGGGCCACATCCTGCCTGGTCTGCTCACCGACTCCTCCAAGTGGCACAGCCTCATGGACCCCCCTGGCACCGCTCTCGCCAA GCTGGCCGTCTGGTGTGCCCTGAGTTCCTACTCTTCCCACAAGGGGCAGGCGTCCTCCCGCCAAAAGAAGAGACAGCGCGAAGACATCGAG GATTACATCAGCCTCTTCCCCTTGGATGACATGCAGCCCTCGAAGTTGATGCGACTGCTGAGCTCCAATGAGGAAGATGCAAACATCCTTTCGAGTCCCA CGGACCGGTCCATGAGCAGCAACCTGTCAGCCTCCCAGCTTCACACGGTTAACATGAGAGACCCGCTGAACCGAGTCCTGG CCAACCTGTTCCTGCTCATCTCCTCCATCCTGGGCTCTCGGACCGCCGGCCCCCACACGCAGTTTGCGCAGTGGTTCATGGAGGGCTGCGTGGACTGCCTGGAACAGGGCGGCCGAGGCAGCATCCTGCAGTTCATGCCCTTTACCACC GTATCGGAACTGGTGAAGGTGTCAGCCATGTCCAGCCCCAAGGTGGTTCTGGCCATCACGGACCTCAGCCTGCCCCTGGGCCGTCAGGTGGCCGCCAAAGCCATTGCCGCCCTCTGA
- the MED24 gene encoding mediator of RNA polymerase II transcription subunit 24 isoform X2, with protein MKVVNLKQAILQAWKERWSDYQWAINMKKFFPKGATWDILNLAEALLEQAMIGPSPNPLILSYLKYAISSQMVSYSSVLTAISKFDDFSRDLCVQALLDIMDMFCDRLSCHGKAEECIGLCRALLSALHWLLRCTAASAERLREGLEAGTPAAGEKQLAMCLQRLEKTLSSTKNRALLHIAKLEEASSWTAIEHCLLKLGEILANLSSPQLRSQAEQCGTLITSIPTMLSVHSEQLHKTGFPTVHAVVLLEGTMNLTGETQPLVEQLMMVKRMQHIPTPLFVLEIWKACFVGLIESPEGTGELKWTAFTFLKIPQVLVKLKKYSHGDKDFTEDVSSAFEFLLKLTPLLDKADQRCNCDCTNFLLQECSKQGLLSEASTNNLMAKRKADREHAPQLKSDENANIQPNPGLILRAEPTVTNILKTMDADHSKSPEGLLGVLGHMLSGKSLDLLLAAAAATGKLKSFARKFINLNEFTTHRSEESTKAASVRALLFDISFLMLCHVAQTYGSEVILSESNTGGEVFFFETWMQTCMPEEGKILNPDHPCFRPDSTKVESLVALLNNSSEIKLVQMKWHEACLNISAAILEILNAWENGVLAFESIQKITDNIKGKVCSLAVCAVAWLVAHVRMLGLDEREKSLQMIRQLAGPLYSENTLQFYNERVVIMSSILEHMCADVLQQTATQIKFPSTGMDTMPYWNLLPPKRPIKEVLTDIFAKVLEKGWVDSRSIHIFDTLLHMGGVYWLCNNLIKELLKETRKEHTLRAVELLYSIFCLDMQQVTLVLLGHILPGLLTDSSKWHSLMDPPGTALAKLAVWCALSSYSSHKGQASSRQKKRQREDIEDYISLFPLDDMQPSKLMRLLSSNEEDANILSSPTDRSMSSNLSASQLHTVNMRDPLNRVLANLFLLISSILGSRTAGPHTQFAQWFMEGCVDCLEQGGRGSILQFMPFTTVSELVKVSAMSSPKVVLAITDLSLPLGRQVAAKAIAAL; from the exons aTGGTGTCCTACTCCTCCGTCCTCACAGCTATCAGTAAG TTCGATGACTTTTCCCGGGACCTGTGTGTCCAGGCTTTGCTGGATATCATGGACATGTTTTGTGACCGACTGAG CTGTCACGGCAAAGCAGAGGAGTGCATCGGGCTGTGCCGGGCCCTTCTCAGTGCCCTCCACTGGCTGCTGCGCTGCACTGCAGCCTCTGCAGAGCGGCTCCGGGAGGGGCTGGAGGCCGGCACCCCAGCGGCTGGTGAGAAGCAGCTTGCCATGTGCCTGCAGCGCCTGGAGAAGACCCTCAGCAGCACCAAGAACCGGGCCCTGCTCCACATCGCCAAACTAGAGGAGGCCT CCTCCTGGACTGCCATCGAGCATTGTCTCTTGAAGCTTGGGGAGATCCTGGCCAATCTCAGCAGCCCCCAGCTCCGGAGCCAGGCTGAGCAGTGTGGCACGCTCATTACGAG CATCCCCACCATGCTGTCCGTGCACTCTGAGCAGCTGCACAAGACTGGCTTCCCCACAGTCCACGCGGTGGTCCTGCTTGAGGGCACCATGAACCTGACCGGCGAGACACAGCCCCTGGTGGAGCAGCTGATGATGGTGAAACGCATGCAG CATATCCCCACCCCGCTCTTTGTCCTGGAGATCTGGAAAGCCTGCTTCGTGGGCCTCATCGAGTCTCCTGAGGGCACGGGGGAGCTCAAGTGGACAGCTTTCACTTTCCTCAAG ATTCCACAGGTTTTGGTGAAGTTGAAGAAATACTCCCATGGGGACAAG GACTTTACCGAGGATGTCAGTTCTGCTTTTGAGTTCCTGCTGAAGCTCACACCCTTGCTGGACAAAGCCGACCAGCGCTGCAA CTGTGACTGTACAAATTTCCTACTCCAAGAATGTAGCAAGCAGGGGCTTCTGTCTGAAGCCAGTACGAACAACCTCATGGCCAAGCG CAAAGCAGACCGGGAGCACGCACCCCAGCTGAAATCAGATGAAAATGCCAACATCCAGCCCAACCCCGGGCTGATCCTCCGCGCGGAGCCCACCGTCACCAACATCCTCAAA ACAATGGATGCAGACCACTCCAAGTCCCCGGAGGGGCTGCTGGGGGTCCTGGGCCACATGCTGTCTGGGAAGAGCCTGGACTTGCTGCTGGCTGCTGCTGCGGCCACTGGGAAGCTTAAGTCCTTTGCCCGGAAATTCATCAA TTTGAATGAATTCACGACACACCGCAGTGAAGAAAGCA CCAAGGCGGCCTCAGTTCGAGCCTTGCTCTTTGACATCTCCTTTCTCATGCTGTGCCACGTGGCCCAGACCTATGGCTCAGAG GTGATCCTGTCCGAGTCAAACACGGGAGGAGAGGTGTTCTTCTTTGAGACCTGGATGCAGACCTGCATGCCCGAGGAGGGAAAAATCCTGAACCCTGACCACCCCTGCTTCCGGCCCGACTCCACCAAAGTGGAGTCCCTGGTGGCGCTGCTCAACAATTCCTCGGAGATAAAGCTGGT GCAGATGAAGTGGCATGAAGCCTGTCTCAACATTTCGGCGGCCATCTTGGAAATCCTCAATGCCTGGGAGAATGGGGTGCTGGCCTTTGAGTCCATCCAG aaaaTCACCGATAACATCAAGGGGAAGGTGTGCAGCCTGGCAGTGTGTGCTGTGGCCTGGCTTGTGGCCCACGTGCGGATGCTGGGGCTGGACGAGCGTGAGAAGTCGCTGCAGATGATCCGCCAGCTGGCAGGGCCGCTGTACAGCGAGAACACCCTGCAGTTCTACAACGAGAG ggtGGTGATCATGAGCTCCATCCTGGAGCACATGTGTGCGGACGTGCTGCAGCAGACGGCCACACAGATCAAGTTCCCGTCCACGGGCATGGACACCATGCCCTACTGGAACCTGCTGCCCCCCAAGCGACCCATCAAGGAGGTGCTGACGGACATATTTGCTAAGGTGCTGGAGAAGGGATGGGTGGACAGTCGCTCCATCCACATCTTTGACACCCTGCTGCACATGGGAGGCGTCTACTGGCTCTGCAACAACCTGATTAAG GAGCTGTTGAAGGAGACGCGGAAGGAGCACACGCTGCGGGCGGTGGAGCTGCTGTACTCCATCTTCTGTCTGGACATGCAGCAAGTGACCCTGGTCCTGCTGGGCCACATCCTGCCTGGTCTGCTCACCGACTCCTCCAAGTGGCACAGCCTCATGGACCCCCCTGGCACCGCTCTCGCCAA GCTGGCCGTCTGGTGTGCCCTGAGTTCCTACTCTTCCCACAAGGGGCAGGCGTCCTCCCGCCAAAAGAAGAGACAGCGCGAAGACATCGAG GATTACATCAGCCTCTTCCCCTTGGATGACATGCAGCCCTCGAAGTTGATGCGACTGCTGAGCTCCAATGAGGAAGATGCAAACATCCTTTCGAGTCCCA CGGACCGGTCCATGAGCAGCAACCTGTCAGCCTCCCAGCTTCACACGGTTAACATGAGAGACCCGCTGAACCGAGTCCTGG CCAACCTGTTCCTGCTCATCTCCTCCATCCTGGGCTCTCGGACCGCCGGCCCCCACACGCAGTTTGCGCAGTGGTTCATGGAGGGCTGCGTGGACTGCCTGGAACAGGGCGGCCGAGGCAGCATCCTGCAGTTCATGCCCTTTACCACC GTATCGGAACTGGTGAAGGTGTCAGCCATGTCCAGCCCCAAGGTGGTTCTGGCCATCACGGACCTCAGCCTGCCCCTGGGCCGTCAGGTGGCCGCCAAAGCCATTGCCGCCCTCTGA
- the MED24 gene encoding mediator of RNA polymerase II transcription subunit 24 isoform X4, producing the protein MKVVNLKQAILQAWKERWSDYQWAINMKKFFPKGATWDILNLAEALLEQAMIGPSPNPLILSYLKYAISSQMVSYSSVLTAISKFDDFSRDLCVQALLDIMDMFCDRLSCHGKAEECIGLCRALLSALHWLLRCTAASAERLREGLEAGTPAAGEKQLAMCLQRLEKTLSSTKNRALLHIAKLEEASSWTAIEHCLLKLGEILANLSSPQLRSQAEQCGTLITSIPTMLSVHSEQLHKTGFPTVHAVVLLEGTMNLTGETQPLVEQLMMVKRMQHIPTPLFVLEIWKACFVGLIESPEGTGELKWTAFTFLKIPQVLVKLKKYSHGDKDFTEDVSSAFEFLLKLTPLLDKADQRCNCDCTNFLLQECSKQGLLSEASTNNLMAKRKADREHAPQLKSDENANIQPNPGLILRAEPTVTNILKTMDADHSKSPEGLLGVLGHMLSGKSLDLLLAAAAATGKLKSFARKFINLNEFTTHRSEESTKAASVRALLFDISFLMLCHVAQTYGSEVILSESNTGGEVFFFETWMQTCMPEEGKILNPDHPCFRPDSTKVESLVALLNNSSEIKLVQMKWHEACLNISAAILEILNAWENGVLAFESIQKITDNIKGKVCSLAVCAVAWLVAHVRMLGLDEREKSLQMIRQLAGPLYSENTLQFYNERVVIMSSILEHMCADVLQQTATQIKFPSTGMDTMPYWNLLPPKRPIKEVLTDIFAKVLEKGWVDSRSIHIFDTLLHMGGVYWLCNNLIKELLKETRKEHTLRAVELLYSIFCLDMQQVTLVLLGHILPGLLTDSSKWHSLMDPPGTALAKLAVWCALSSYSSHKGQASSRQKKRQREDIEDYISLFPLDDMQPSKLMRLLSSNEEDANILSSPTDRSMSSNLSASQLHTVNMRDPLNRVLGIGTGEGVSHVQPQGGSGHHGPQPAPGPSGGRQSHCRPLRDLE; encoded by the exons aTGGTGTCCTACTCCTCCGTCCTCACAGCTATCAGTAAG TTCGATGACTTTTCCCGGGACCTGTGTGTCCAGGCTTTGCTGGATATCATGGACATGTTTTGTGACCGACTGAG CTGTCACGGCAAAGCAGAGGAGTGCATCGGGCTGTGCCGGGCCCTTCTCAGTGCCCTCCACTGGCTGCTGCGCTGCACTGCAGCCTCTGCAGAGCGGCTCCGGGAGGGGCTGGAGGCCGGCACCCCAGCGGCTGGTGAGAAGCAGCTTGCCATGTGCCTGCAGCGCCTGGAGAAGACCCTCAGCAGCACCAAGAACCGGGCCCTGCTCCACATCGCCAAACTAGAGGAGGCCT CCTCCTGGACTGCCATCGAGCATTGTCTCTTGAAGCTTGGGGAGATCCTGGCCAATCTCAGCAGCCCCCAGCTCCGGAGCCAGGCTGAGCAGTGTGGCACGCTCATTACGAG CATCCCCACCATGCTGTCCGTGCACTCTGAGCAGCTGCACAAGACTGGCTTCCCCACAGTCCACGCGGTGGTCCTGCTTGAGGGCACCATGAACCTGACCGGCGAGACACAGCCCCTGGTGGAGCAGCTGATGATGGTGAAACGCATGCAG CATATCCCCACCCCGCTCTTTGTCCTGGAGATCTGGAAAGCCTGCTTCGTGGGCCTCATCGAGTCTCCTGAGGGCACGGGGGAGCTCAAGTGGACAGCTTTCACTTTCCTCAAG ATTCCACAGGTTTTGGTGAAGTTGAAGAAATACTCCCATGGGGACAAG GACTTTACCGAGGATGTCAGTTCTGCTTTTGAGTTCCTGCTGAAGCTCACACCCTTGCTGGACAAAGCCGACCAGCGCTGCAA CTGTGACTGTACAAATTTCCTACTCCAAGAATGTAGCAAGCAGGGGCTTCTGTCTGAAGCCAGTACGAACAACCTCATGGCCAAGCG CAAAGCAGACCGGGAGCACGCACCCCAGCTGAAATCAGATGAAAATGCCAACATCCAGCCCAACCCCGGGCTGATCCTCCGCGCGGAGCCCACCGTCACCAACATCCTCAAA ACAATGGATGCAGACCACTCCAAGTCCCCGGAGGGGCTGCTGGGGGTCCTGGGCCACATGCTGTCTGGGAAGAGCCTGGACTTGCTGCTGGCTGCTGCTGCGGCCACTGGGAAGCTTAAGTCCTTTGCCCGGAAATTCATCAA TTTGAATGAATTCACGACACACCGCAGTGAAGAAAGCA CCAAGGCGGCCTCAGTTCGAGCCTTGCTCTTTGACATCTCCTTTCTCATGCTGTGCCACGTGGCCCAGACCTATGGCTCAGAG GTGATCCTGTCCGAGTCAAACACGGGAGGAGAGGTGTTCTTCTTTGAGACCTGGATGCAGACCTGCATGCCCGAGGAGGGAAAAATCCTGAACCCTGACCACCCCTGCTTCCGGCCCGACTCCACCAAAGTGGAGTCCCTGGTGGCGCTGCTCAACAATTCCTCGGAGATAAAGCTGGT GCAGATGAAGTGGCATGAAGCCTGTCTCAACATTTCGGCGGCCATCTTGGAAATCCTCAATGCCTGGGAGAATGGGGTGCTGGCCTTTGAGTCCATCCAG aaaaTCACCGATAACATCAAGGGGAAGGTGTGCAGCCTGGCAGTGTGTGCTGTGGCCTGGCTTGTGGCCCACGTGCGGATGCTGGGGCTGGACGAGCGTGAGAAGTCGCTGCAGATGATCCGCCAGCTGGCAGGGCCGCTGTACAGCGAGAACACCCTGCAGTTCTACAACGAGAG ggtGGTGATCATGAGCTCCATCCTGGAGCACATGTGTGCGGACGTGCTGCAGCAGACGGCCACACAGATCAAGTTCCCGTCCACGGGCATGGACACCATGCCCTACTGGAACCTGCTGCCCCCCAAGCGACCCATCAAGGAGGTGCTGACGGACATATTTGCTAAGGTGCTGGAGAAGGGATGGGTGGACAGTCGCTCCATCCACATCTTTGACACCCTGCTGCACATGGGAGGCGTCTACTGGCTCTGCAACAACCTGATTAAG GAGCTGTTGAAGGAGACGCGGAAGGAGCACACGCTGCGGGCGGTGGAGCTGCTGTACTCCATCTTCTGTCTGGACATGCAGCAAGTGACCCTGGTCCTGCTGGGCCACATCCTGCCTGGTCTGCTCACCGACTCCTCCAAGTGGCACAGCCTCATGGACCCCCCTGGCACCGCTCTCGCCAA GCTGGCCGTCTGGTGTGCCCTGAGTTCCTACTCTTCCCACAAGGGGCAGGCGTCCTCCCGCCAAAAGAAGAGACAGCGCGAAGACATCGAG GATTACATCAGCCTCTTCCCCTTGGATGACATGCAGCCCTCGAAGTTGATGCGACTGCTGAGCTCCAATGAGGAAGATGCAAACATCCTTTCGAGTCCCA CGGACCGGTCCATGAGCAGCAACCTGTCAGCCTCCCAGCTTCACACGGTTAACATGAGAGACCCGCTGAACCGAGTCCTGG GTATCGGAACTGGTGAAGGTGTCAGCCATGTCCAGCCCCAAGGTGGTTCTGGCCATCACGGACCTCAGCCTGCCCCTGGGCCGTCAGGTGGCCGCCAAAGCCATTGCCGCCCTCTGAGGGACTTGGAGTGA